The genomic stretch GGAGTCGACAAGCTGTGAACTCAGCGGGTGCATTCTTTCACGGACCTCAGCCTCTCCATCATCTTCCTTTGTTTCCTCTAGAATCCTTTTCAGCGTTGTATTACGGTTAGCTTGCACCTGAAGCAATCATATATGAGAAACCGTTGCTAGTTTTTACCCGTTGGACGGAAGTTCAAGTATTTGAACAAGAGGATTAGACTTACATTGCTGAGAAGCTTCCCTACGGTTGCCTGCaagtaatttttgtattttgttctcAAGAGAACTGTAATGCCATTCATCTGCTCCCCGAACAGCGACTTCTTGTTATCGCCCATGGCAGGAAGAAAAGATGCCCAAGACTTTAAGATGTCTTCTACTTTACAATGAAGGACATCAAGAATTCTCTTCACGGTGTTTAAAAAAGTTCCGAGCTGGGGAATACAAGATATCGATAAGATATATAAACATGTTAGTGTATGCAACAGCGACATATAAATGTATCAGTGTGGGAGGGATGCCTttatggtttagggtttaggaatgcCTTTAGGGAAGAGATccctatttgttttttttttaaatggggattagttgtggggctCACACCACATTGaacttcaatgatccaaaccgtctatttttcaagttgcacctcaaaGATCATCCAAAATATTAGCCGaatcggaaatatttaagaaaattattgagtCCAAATAAATTAACTTTgttctataagaaacaatgaaatttcatcgtgataattaaataggcaaatagttttggattaaattgaatttttgtaagaatgatttATGAATTGACACTTATAAAGTAAATAGTTCAGATCGTTGAAGTTCGGTGTGGAGTGGGTCctacaactaatccccatttttttgaacaaaaaaaggagatccctttgcataaagggcATGTATATCTGTGAGTGTGAGTGACCGAGTTACTGTTAGAATTCTAACTATCCTCTAAATGTTGCTCTTTGATGTATCCGGCAATAGACTAAACTTAGCAATATAGAGAATAACTAGAAACACACAAGATTTATGCTGGCCCAGCATAACTTTTTCCTATGCCAAGTAGTGATTTCTACGGATAGAAACATCACAGCTTCTTTGGTTCATAATGGAGTACTTTTGCAAACCCTAGAATTAATCTCCTTCTTTCTTCGGTTTCTGTTTTCCATTCCTTGAACTTTGCTAAAACCTCGGATTTCTGCTTCGTGAAATAAACTCAAACTTTCTtgaaaaatcatccataaaagtAACAAACTACCTAGATCCACAGTTGGATTTAGTTAGCGCAGGACCCTAGACCTCTGAATGAATGCAGTCGGCTCCTTGCTTTGTCTACCTACTTTTTGGAAACGGCTGCACCCCCAACTATCGTAGCCAGGCTTGTCTAAACTGCCCAAGAATATCAAATTCTTTTTCAATCCAGGGACATATATGATGTTCCCCAAAGTCCTTATCACTCCATCAAACAACTTGATTCTAACAGTGCGGATCCATTTATAGGACATGGTCAGCCGATCCATTTATAGGACACGGTCAATCATCCCTCATTAAAACTTCTCTGATGCTGACCTTCTTGCAGGTATTAAACCGTTCTCTTACTACACACATACGAAATTTGTATCTAGTATCCAAAATCTATTTTGTGAAATCCTTGGAGCCTGATGTACCGAAAGAATCTCCCTATCACTCTCTTCTTTGGCTACTGCGCTAGCTGAACCTTAAATACCTTCCATTTTGGCTTCATTCTCTTTCCATCTTGCGACTCTTCGAATGATCGGCAGAATCACATTCGAAAcaaccttcattttttttctttttcttcttggatCTGGACCTACCCATGTTGTTGTTCTTCTCTTCCGTTGTCTTTTCTCGCCCCCTCTCATTTGCTTTGGCATAAAAGCCTTAAGAGCTTCTAGTTATATCTTCGAGTTTAGCATATGATTGAAGGGCTTGAATTACATTCTCAAGCTGCAGTGAATctgttggaacccccagtcccacatcggacagagggagaagagaagagtgctttaaatagaaatacccctctctaattaacaccgaggccttttgtgataaaaccccacacctgaggattgtgcaggtggttaagtggggacagtatcggtgttgttggagtgggccctcggcccgtcgacctCAGTATCGGTgctgttggagtgggccctcggcccgtcgacctgaaaatttccatAGAATCCCCCTGATTAAGTAATCATGCAATACGATTGGAACCCCCAATTCTCTGGCAAATACAGCTCTCCTTCCAGTTGAAGCCCGAATAGTTCATCcttgaaaaaatagtttattgGACATGGTTTTGCCCATATAAACCTTCTCTAACTCGTCCCATGCTTCCTTCAATCACGTTTCTATGATGTGAGACTTAACTGATTTCGTGAGATGGATCTCGATGGAGCTCTTGGCCTTCTTGAGAATCTTGGTTCATGTCTCTTCTGTCATGGTTGTAGGCTTTTCACCAAGAAGTGCATCATCCAACTCCTACTGTATCAATACGTTCTTCATCATCCTTTGACAGTCCGTGAAGTCATCCTTGCCATCAAAAGGTTTTAACACAGGCCTTAAGGTTCCTAGGTCTGTGGCCTCCTTTCCTCTTGCCATTGCAGAACactttgaaccaagctcttCATACCAATTGTTAGAGTTTGACTCCCCTTTAGATCTCGCTCTTTGATGTATCCGGAGATAGACTAAACTTAGCAACATAGAGAATAACTAGGGACACACAAGACTTATACTGGTTCGGTAGAAGTTTTTCCTACGTCCATTTGTGATTTCTCTAGGTAGAAAAATCATGCTTCTTTGATTAATGATAGAGTATACATCACTTTTGCAAACCCGAGAACTAACCCCTCTCTTGCTCTCAACTATCTTCCTGGTTTTTCCTTGGAACTAATCCTTCCCTTTCTTTCGACTGCCTCTCTAGGTTTCTACTACTTATCGGCCCTTCCCGCACCCTTATTTATAAGTATAAGGTGTGGTTTATGCTTCTATAATCTGATTAGGTTTCCTAATCTATTCGGGATAGGAAAGTAAACTTCCTTTCTTATTCCAATTCTGCTTCTAGGATTCCTACTCTAATTGTGCAAGAAAACTTTAATTATTTCCTAATCATTGGAGAACAAGAATATGTGCACCTTAGCTTTCCTAAACAAAATAGGACTCTAACCAAAAGACGAACCAAATCCCTATATTTACAACATCTAATTCATCACATTGCATGGGAAAATTTGCAATTGGAGAACTCACCTGACTAGGAACGGTGTAGATTGTGACTGATTGTCTTCTTGTCAGCTTCTGGACCTGCATATTAAGCCTCTTTTGGATACCATCTTTCAATGGAGTCAAGATATCGTTATATTGTTTCTCCAAAGCTTTTATGATTGCTCTTTCGACATTAGCTACAGCCTGCACAGAGCCAACAAAACAGCTTAGATGAATGTATAGGGCTGAATCCGGGCGGGGGGAAGAGAGAGGCATTCCTGAAAGCTCTTTGATAATACTATACGATGAGATGAGAACTCACTTGTTCCAAAATCAAGGAGTATTGAGGCCATCGATTGAGTACCACCTCGTATTGCATAAGGGTCTCTCTGATATTCTCATACATATCCTCAGCAAATGGTGAGGTGGAACTATTTGTTGACACACCAGACCATGGCACCTGAATCATTATTCAGATCTCATTAGTTACACACAGTTCCTCAGTTGAACAATTGCCTTCGGTGGAAGTTTGCGCTAAAGTGAGCAAGAACATCAAGGAATAGACTACACATGGCATGCTACATAGAAAAGTTCTTGAAGCGAAGTTATACCTTTTCTGCCCTGCAACGTTCAAGTAAGTTAAGTTGCATATCCTGTACCCAGACCATTATGTAATCGTGAAACAGATGCTTCGAGTCAACACCACCCTGCACTGGACTGAAGCAAGCAAAACATGAAATGAGAAATTATTTAAAGTATACTCTACAAAACAACAGAAACTTCGTTCAAGAAAATCAAACCGCAAAAATTTATTCAAGTGTATGCTACGAGGGATTTTGGTCCAAATCTCTTTCACAGACCTTATGTTCCATGACTCAAGGTTTCTTTCAAATTCAGCAACTGCAATTAAAAGCTCATTTACATGTGGCAGTGGACCTGATGGAGGCAAGGCAGCAAGAAATGCTTGAAGTCTGTTGTACAGCTCAGTGCTGTAAATGGCAGCTGCTATATTCGAGAGATCAATTGAACTAGAAATAAGTAAGATTTGTCAGTATTTTATTTTCACACTAATTTTATTATATCGATCCAACTGTAATGTTGAACTATGAGTCACAGTATTTGGTGCAAAAGACAAAGGCCTGTACCTGGGGAGTACATGCTGGTTGTGGATTTTGATGTCTGCCTGAATTTCCTTTTGTATATTTATACATAAATTCTTCATTTTCAGATATGCCGTTGAGATGGATATGGAGTCCATAAGGAAACCTTCAGAGTTACTTGACACAAACTCATCAGTGTCTAGAGCATGCTTTCGGTACCTCTTTTTTGCTGCTGTCTGTTAATAAATACATTTGGTTTAGAACTCTATTTTCCTGAGCgcaaaacaaacccaagaagTCGTCGATCCATGTTATATGTTGAGTTGTTATACAGGAAATTTACATACGGACACTGcctctagaaaaaaaaaaaaaagcagctaAAAGTGCATGTTCCCAAGTGTATTCTAATATGCATAACGGGCATGTTCCCAAGTATTTTCTAATTCCATGAACTCTCTAATTTATTGACCGTAATGAACCAACACTTGGAATCTGCATGTTAGGTCATCAAATATTTGAGGATAAGAAAACTAAAGACCTCCAACTTCATAAAAAACGTTCATATATATGTAAGTTCGGTCTTGGAAACGTAAGAAGATAATTATTAACATTATTCATGTACCTCCAAATAGTTGCGCAGCATAGTTTGGGCATCCAGAGTGAGGATATCATGAAGGATCATGTATACTTGTACAGAAGGAGCTAGAGCTGGTGCTGCAGAATCTGGGGTTGGACCAAATGAGGATGTGAATCCTGTGGGAGACCCTTCATCTAATGACTTGTAGTTTTCGAAAACATTAGCCAAAAGACTCTCGATTTGGTTTTCACAGTCTAACAGTATACTTTTCTGCAAGAAAGCAAGAACAAATCCAATTGAAACAAAAGgaagttaaaattaatttcAGAGGGAaagtcaaaaaataaaaaaaatcctagtATTCAGTGGACAGAtaccaagaaaaacaaattggTTCAAAACATTTAGTATCAAGTAATCTTGCTCTTTTGCAGAACTATACTTTACCTCCTGCCTTGTCAAACATTTCTGACTCCTGGCCTTTATTATAGGTACAAGTAACTCATTCACAAGCTCTAAGCAATCTTTTGTCGGAGTTGCCACATTCATCACATGTAACAGATATCTACAAAGAAACCAAAGGGGTGTAAATATGATGCAAGCCATCACAAAGAGAAGAGCATAAtagtgctttctttgttttattttcgtacAAAGAAATAGCTACTTATTAGATTTAAAAAATTGTACAGTTGCTACGTACCTCAGCTTTGTGTATGACTGGGAAACTTCATAATATTCCGCAAACTCAGTCAACAACCACTTCCAAGGTCCATGCAACCATAGGTTCCGGGAATGAAAGTTTTGCGCCCGCATAGCAGCCTCCAGCAATAAATCATATGCTAGAGTCTCTGCGACTGGTCCACTCTATAATATGTGAAAAAGTAGAGGTGAGAACACTTATCCTAcaagtttgatgactaaataaaaataacaatgcCAAATTCTTGGACTGAACACAGAAGAAATGACATTTCTGAGTCTGTGACAAGATTTTCTTAGACGAGTTGAGTTGGAAGAAAAGAAACCTTGATATGATTAGCTTCATCATTTGTTATCATACTACCGATGTTGAGCTGGATCTTTCCAATACATTCTTGATCATCATGGTATAAAGGCCACCAACGAAGTTTATCACTCTGCATAATTAAGAAAGTCACATAATATAACATGCAGGTGGTAGAAAGATATTGTTCTGCCTTAACAAATCAACGTTGGATGATATGGAAGGATTCATACGGTGCTGTCATTCAAGGATGAAATAGGAATTGTAGTTCGACCGTGGACTGATTTTTTTGTGTCTTGAACTTCCACCAAAAGAGCATCCACTTGACTCTCTGGAAAACTGAAGGTGCATAGACATGTAAGACCTTTTCCACATTTAACATCACATGAAACTCTCAAGTCATAACCAAAGACCCCTGAAAGGGACCTACACTTTGGTATATTAGACTATGCCACAGAACTTCAAGTACCAACACAAGTTACCAGCATATCCATTAAAATGAGGGTTAAATGCCAACATGACACCAGGGTTTAAGCAAAACAGAAACTTACAACACATGGTAATCACCACTTCCAGGGTGCAAACAAATTGCGGAACTTGACTCTACTTCAGTATCTTCAGTGGCACTACTAAGTTTGAGTATGCATGAAAGTGGCTCTGCACACACAATAAGATAGGCGTCAATCATCCATTAATTTCAGTATAAAATACACAAGACATAAGTTACGAAAAATGCACCAAGAGATGCTACACATTGATATATCTCTTACTTGTAATATATAAAGTAAATGGCGGCTTCTATTAAGTCTTCGGAGAAAATttaatttgagaaaaaaaaaaaaaagggttcttCGTATGGTTCAAACCTTGTGGTGTAATCGAGAATGACGATGACTTTAAAGAATTTATGCCAGTTTTTACTAGTGATGAAACATGTCGGACGTATTCTGCCCCAGCTTGTATGTACATTGCACTTCGCTGTGAATATGTGCTCTTTAGTTTCCTTCTGGGTATTACTCGAAGTTTCTTCACTGCCATCATTCAAAAACTACATCAAATTACAAATACACTATTTTGTCTACTTTTATCAGCTTAGTGTCTAAAATAAACACAAAACCCTTAGATTAAATTATGCTAGCATAGCTAGCAACTTCTAGTAATGTCaagatatatttaaaaaatatttcatacTTGTGGCCTCCCAAAACAGTtgtaaataaagaaattaaatgaCTTTGGTAAAAGAGTTTTAATGTCCAAATCCAGTGGATATGTTTCTTAAATACATTAGCCATTCTTCAATACATTACTAATAAGCTTATCCCATTTATAAGATCATACCTTCAACTCTTATCTTTCCAACCACCTTCTTTGCTTTCGGAGCAAAACTTTGTTCTGCATTCCGACTACTCTTTGCTTCTAGTGGCTGCGCTCCTCGGGCTTGCAACAAAAATGTGTTTAGCCTGTTTAATCAGAGTGTAAATCTTAAATGACCAATCAAACCCTGAGAACTAGCCATCAGCCATGAAACTTTAAAAGAACTGAATATTTAGGGTTAGGAAAAGGTAGCTAACCCAAAAGCATTCCGAAGAACCACACACTCGTCACGAAGAAATTCAGGTGCCTCAGTGCAGCCTCTTGCCCATGCTTGTAGGCATAAGCGTATACATGCCTCGTGTGCAACCAAGGTTTGCCAGGCATATTGGCCACTTCAATGATTCAATTAGataccataaaaaataaagtttaaacaAAAATTCTCTTCGGGTTAGAATGACAAAAGTAATATGTGTGCAGAATCTTTTCATGCAATAAACTTCACAAAATCGAAAGTAACCGTAAACAAGTATCTGTCTTCATATGAAATTCAATGGTGGAAGCACCTGGTATTATAATAGGAATGGTCTAATTGTCTGGCTTTCGTTTCTGTTTCTCCAGCTATGCTTTTGTTGATTCTGCAGAACGCAATGTCAAATCATGCAAGAACTATCAAAAACCCGAAACGAGAAAGTAGAGAAATCAAATGAAAGTCACAGTCCAAATAAAATGCTAAAACAAGAAGAGCAAAACAACTCTTTATTCAATACCTTTCACCAGAAGCTTTGAAAGAACTAGTATCCAAATCTGCTAAACCCTCTACACTCCCATCAAACCCCATGGATCCCCTTGATGGGCAGGTCGAATTTTCAGCTGCATTGCTCTCTCTCACCCCCTCAGAAACTTCCTGCCCTCCTTGAATCTCATCATCAATACCCGCCCCGTCTCTCCCAATTTCAAAAATCGGAGGTGCACTCGGAGTTCCCAAATCTGCTGAATCTCTGAGCacaccacattcatcaccacttGGGGCAGTGccctgcaaaacaaaattgaaaatatcaCCCACAAAAGattcaaattacaaagaagCACACACCcactaaacaaaaacaaaaaagatcaTTATTTTGCATCAAGGCCTACATTAAAATTTCGAAGTTGAGTCCTTTTCAGGAGCTGATTGCCGGCACCCGGTGTCGAAGTTTTCGGGGGGCATCTCTTCTTGAAACCCACTTCACCGTCCGTAAATCTTCTGCAATTTCCGGGCAATTCAACACTCAGACCCTCCTTCAACAACCCTCTATTCAACCCGGTGCTAGGCTTATCCCTATAACCAAAcacctcctcttcttcttcctgatAATACTGTTCCGTCGGCTTCGACTCTTCCTCGAAGTAATTGGCAGACGAACCCATATCCGAAACATAATCCACGCTCTCGTTGTCGTCATCATAGTCGTTTTCGTCGTCGCTGCTTAGACAGGGAGCCACCAAGCTGTGAGGAGCGAGCAGGCCGGAGTGGAACTTGAGCGGAGGCAGAGCGGGACCACCGCCACCGGTGTTGGTGCGGAAGCGCAGAGGCGATATTGGGTATGCGTCGGAAGTGAGTTTCTCTGCGAGAGGCGACCGGATCGCTTGTGGGGTTTGTTGCTGTTGTTCTTGCACTTCCATTTCTGATCCCTGCAGATATTcaactgaaaaatgaaaattgaattctcaaaaattttgaaaatttatgaACTTTCGGGATTTTGGTACCTGTTTGATCCATTTGATTGAACTCTCGTCGAGGCCTTCGGTGAACATTTTGCTGGGGCTatgggttagagagagagagagagttgagggGAGCAGAGAGAGggtggaagaagaaagagaagagaagagaagagaagagacgAGGGAGATAGAGAGAGCAGAGGTCGGTGGGTTTCGGCTTGCAACGGCTAGTTAAgactttttattatttgttttttttcaaaagcaaaacGCTAAAAGGcacctttctcttctttttttcgaaaaaataaaaatttaagaagGGAGGCTTTTGTCTGCCCTATTTTCTAACTCTCCCTTGGTCTCGACCTAACTTATAAGCTTATGTAAACAAAATTTAGAAAGGAGAAATAAACTAATATAACTACCATACCTCATATATACCATGAAATTGAGTTCTTTGATAGTGTTGATAAATTATATCTCATGAAGGTTCGTACTTCAACATAATCAAGTTGTTTAAAGTagtcatgttttttttttttttttttttttttttttttttttttttttttttttttttttttttttttaagatcaGCTGATGGTTTCATCACAGCAATCTATTTTTTTGGAACCAAAAAGACTGACAGATGCATTTCAGCCTTCCTTTGACCATCATCGTGTGATTCATCAACGCCAGAAATTGAACCTAGAATAAGTATGActcgaataaaaataaaacaaatcgtaaggttttatttaaattaaattattcgGTTCTGATCTCCTAAGATTTTCATTTTAAGAACGTGTGAGGATCAAATGCATATTAATCACAAGACTATATTAGTTTAGATCCAAAaagcttaaaatatttgacaacttaataaagCAAAACATGAGAGTTTTCTATTGGTTCATGgattttaagttagttttgatttattaagtgtcaaatattttaagcctTTAGACCTAAACAAACTTTTAGAATTTTGTGGTTAATATGCATTTGATCTTCACAGATTTTCATCTTGAGGACCTTAAGAGAGCAGAACTGTGATACTTGAATTttagagaaaaagaaataagagTAAAGTAGAAATGGTAGGTGTTATTGTACGTTACTACATTTATGATTTTAAATGTACCGTTATACACAACAACGAAAGGACTCCGAATCAAACTATATGGCAACTGGAAGAGCTTTGAACCCTTTGTGTGTTTCCACAAGAGATCTTCCAACCATATTGCTCACCCTTTTGGCTAAGTATTCTTCCTTCATTATCTTGTTCTTAATGTACCACCATAGTTACTTTCTCTCTTAGAAAGTGGTGTaaattcttcttattttttggATCTATGTGTGAAGGGACTTGGACCTTCGAAGGAGAGGTACTACTAGACTAATAGCCAGTGGGTGATGTAAATTATGTTTAGAGTGAATGAGATTCCTCTCGGGCATAAGGGAAAGACAATTGCTTCTGCATTTTCCATAGCGGGCTTCAGATAATTGTGTTGTTTACGTTAAAAATGAAAGATAGCAACAAGTTGCTTCTGCATTTTCCATAGCGGGCTCTTCCGACAAACTATTAGCTTATTGGTCAAGAGTCTTTCAGATAATTGTGCCGTTATgtaaaaaatgaaagagaacAATGAATTGCTCACGCATTTGGCGTAGCCAACGTCTCTAAAAGGCTATTATCTTATTGGTAAGTGTCTCTCTGATAATTGCCGCGTCGTTACTGACCTATGAGGGCTCTCAGCCACATAGATAGCTCAATGTGTCATCAACACTTGACCTTGAGATGTGGATCGTCCAAGCTGCATTaggtataaaaataaaagaaaaaaattaagtgCAACATAGCTAAAATAATGGTTGGCTCCTTTTGACAGGTATAATAAAACATAAGTGATTTTCGCACTCTTTTTCTCATTGTGCACATCtgtgtttatttttaacttttagatTGAATCTATCAAAAGAGAATTAACAGACATAAACAAATAGAGGTGCGTTGAGTATGAAAATAAGTGtgcaaagaaatttttttgaagTGACTCTGAACCAAAAAATGAAGTGACTTActtaaagggaattgttattggcacttcaaaaatctcattctacactccaaactttttatatttggaaagaaaaatacacttgtgaggaaagtagaatgagatttttggagggccaataacacttccctatttaaaaatgaaaataaacttTTTTTAACACGTATCAAGATTGGGATTTACCTGTAACGATAAAAGAAAAACATCTTGTTACATGTCAGAGTAAGGTATTTTCTTCTTAACTATATGTGTACCAGGTACCAACCAACACTAAATGAGCAAAACAAAGGAAGCTGGAAAACTGGAAAAGCAAGGCATGCCTTTCAAACCAAAGGTCAGATCATATTCATTTAGTACCACTACAAGTTCAGTCTGGCATTAAATCCTTGGGAGTAGTAACGAAGAAGAAGGTAAAGACAATTAATTCATATGAAACTAAGTGGTGTAATGGAGCAACTGGTGGATAGGGTCTTTATTTTTAACTCACCGTATCCTGAGTTCAAATTTTCCCGCTCTCTTTAGTACAACTTAGAATAATAATATCGTTGGcaataaaaatgcaaaaaaaaaaaaaggaaaaaaaaaaaaaaagggctggAGTAATGGCATAGCTTTCCACGTTTCCCTTCATGCAGTAGAAATTAAAGACAAACCTGCTGGCTTTGGCCTCTTCTGTGCCTTCCTCATGTAACCTCCTTGCTAGCTAGCTATACATCACCACAGAAGAGCTACCTTTTATGCCCGTTGGTTTTATTGCGTTTCTGCAtttgcttttgctttgctttctctcttctgaaaagaagaaggggaaaatggttggttttggctgtggtggtggtgatgaagAGGATTTTCAAGGATCTTCACCGACTCCTACCGTCACGCATAGCAGTGACAGCGTTGTTGTGGAGGGTGAGGAGGCGGCAGAAgtggcggaggaggaggaggttgaTCGCGAAACGTGTGATCTTCAGCTGCCTCAAGACCGAGTTCTTGCTGCGAAGCTCAGACCCCGCCTACGATGGACTCCTGAGCTTCATGCCTGCTTTGTTGATGCTGTCAATCAGCTTGGAGGCCTTCACAGTGAGTACCCTTCTCCTACTTCCTTGGCTTTGAGATTTTTCGCATGTTTTCGGATTTCGGTTATCTGATTTTATCACGCGTTTCATCTTGCAGACGCAACTCCGAAGAAAATCCAGGAGGCAATGGGTGTCCAGGGGATAACTCTTTTCCACTTGAAGAGCCACCTCCAGGTCTGTTTCATCCATGCATGATTCATTGATGGTTGAGGAAAATTTCTCGAAAAATATTCACAAACATAACCGGTTAtaaacttttaataaaaaaaataaaattagatgaGCATTAAACTAAGACATATGTAAGCAAATGGCGCTTTACTGGACTAGCAGAAAGCAATCATGCCTATGCACTCTGGTGCAAGTTCAATCCCTCCGGATCCCCTTCCCTTACCAACTAACAATTTGACCCACAAATGCTATCATTTGTGAAAAAAAACACTATATGACATGTAAATTGAGAAGGAAAACCTACAAATTTGTCCTAAATATGGGCCTCAAATTTATAGTGTTTTAGTGCTAGATTAGATTGAAAAGTTTTcactattttatttaaaaataaaaataaaatacattaaAGTACTGAATTAGGAAGGCCTCATTGCACTTTCGCCCCTGGCCTCATTGCATTTTGGCCCTTGGCCTCATTGCATGTTCGTCTTACGCTTCAGTTTGCACTGAAACAGTTTTGTTAGTGCCCCTCCTATGTAAAAGTTTGTAACCAGTTTTGTTTGCGTATATTTACCAGAGTTCTATTGTTAAGTGTTAATAGTACTATATAACTTTTCAAATTTCACTCAAAGTTATTGACGTGGTAATCATTTTTGCAGAAATACAGACTTGGAAGGCACGCGGTGAAGGAATGGAGAGAGGGGACTCAAACCTGTATGTTCTTTTGCAAAAACTTGCTGCAGTAAAAATATACCAGTAATAATGTCCTTTACTAAACAGTTGATATAGTGATGAAATTAACTTGCGAGTTGTGAAAGAAATTTCGATTTTCACTGCCACTAAATGAAAGAAACCTCAGTTTCACAGGACTTGGAAGAAAGCGGAAGCACCGGTAGTACTTCCACGCCCTCGCCCAAGCGATCCCGGAGAAAGTATGATTTGCTTTGCCCCTCAATCTTCTATATGAATGTACTTATTAACTTACTCGGAAAGGTAGTTGTTTCCGCACTCTCAGTTTCAGCTTATGCATTTCTGTCGCttgattttcctttgatttattcaatccgaaaggtggaaACAAGAGGATGAGTGCAGAAATAGAAAATGAGAGTGCGGAAAATCTCTACCCTATTCGGGATTACCATTCCAAAGGTTCCGTTTTCAAGTGCATTATCTTGTAAATGCTATGATGTTTTATGTTTTGGGTTGTGGCTCCATGTATAGGCACTCTTACAAACTAGTTAAGGAAGCTCTAGATGAAGAAGGAGTTAGTATGCAAGTTGAGGCAAGTTTTCGAGTTCGGAAACTAATTTGGGAACTTAAGTTGATAAATGTAAACCTACTTCTCTATTCATGGTACACAACTTTGCAGGTTGGGAGGCGATTGCATATCCGTCAGGATGCTGAGCGGAGATTCATGAATTTCGCAATGGAGAATGCATGTAAGAA from Pyrus communis chromosome 7, drPyrComm1.1, whole genome shotgun sequence encodes the following:
- the LOC137740467 gene encoding uncharacterized protein; amino-acid sequence: MFTEGLDESSIKWIKQGSEMEVQEQQQQTPQAIRSPLAEKLTSDAYPISPLRFRTNTGGGGPALPPLKFHSGLLAPHSLVAPCLSSDDENDYDDDNESVDYVSDMGSSANYFEEESKPTEQYYQEEEEEVFGYRDKPSTGLNRGLLKEGLSVELPGNCRRFTDGEVGFKKRCPPKTSTPGAGNQLLKRTQLRNFNGTAPSGDECGVLRDSADLGTPSAPPIFEIGRDGAGIDDEIQGGQEVSEGVRESNAAENSTCPSRGSMGFDGSVEGLADLDTSSFKASGERINKSIAGETETKARQLDHSYYNTSGQYAWQTLVAHEACIRLCLQAWARGCTEAPEFLRDECVVLRNAFGLNTFLLQARGAQPLEAKSSRNAEQSFAPKAKKVVGKIRVEVKKLRVIPRRKLKSTYSQRSAMYIQAGAEYVRHVSSLVKTGINSLKSSSFSITPQEPLSCILKLSSATEDTEVESSSAICLHPGSGDYHVFFPESQVDALLVEVQDTKKSVHGRTTIPISSLNDSTSDKLRWWPLYHDDQECIGKIQLNIGSMITNDEANHIKSGPVAETLAYDLLLEAAMRAQNFHSRNLWLHGPWKWLLTEFAEYYEVSQSYTKLRYLLHVMNVATPTKDCLELVNELLVPIIKARSQKCLTRQEKSILLDCENQIESLLANVFENYKSLDEGSPTGFTSSFGPTPDSAAPALAPSVQVYMILHDILTLDAQTMLRNYLETAAKKRYRKHALDTDEFVSSNSEGFLMDSISISTAYLKMKNLCINIQKEIQADIKIHNQHVLPSSIDLSNIAAAIYSTELYNRLQAFLAALPPSGPLPHVNELLIAVAEFERNLESWNISPVQGGVDSKHLFHDYIMVWVQDMQLNLLERCRAEKVPWSGVSTNSSTSPFAEDMYENIRETLMQYEVVLNRWPQYSLILEQAVANVERAIIKALEKQYNDILTPLKDGIQKRLNMQVQKLTRRQSVTIYTVPSQLGTFLNTVKRILDVLHCKVEDILKSWASFLPAMGDNKKSLFGEQMNGITVLLRTKYKNYLQATVGKLLSNVQANRNTTLKRILEETKEDDGEAEVRERMHPLSSQLVDSISNLHDVFTSKIFIAICRGYWDRMGQIVLKFLEGRKENRVWYNGSYYALGILDDMFASQMQRLQGNALQEKDLEPPRSVIEARSILSRDTENATDASTYFYV
- the LOC137739025 gene encoding protein PHR1-LIKE 3-like; translated protein: MVGFGCGGGDEEDFQGSSPTPTVTHSSDSVVVEGEEAAEVAEEEEVDRETCDLQLPQDRVLAAKLRPRLRWTPELHACFVDAVNQLGGLHNATPKKIQEAMGVQGITLFHLKSHLQKYRLGRHAVKEWREGTQTFSQDLEESGSTGSTSTPSPKRSRRKHSYKLVKEALDEEGVSMQVEVGRRLHIRQDAERRFMNFAMENACKKLADQFIGAATAAAILHGIAGVGNLEPYPAYQMTEGTGMQPSLEGHPTSHGHSENSSVENLRTHADDDEKTEESLDNDPAEAYLVNPDPDME